The Vitis vinifera cultivar Pinot Noir 40024 chromosome 8, ASM3070453v1 genome segment AGATGATATATGGATGTCATGAATCTGCCGTGAAGTATGTCATCGTTTTGTTGATCCATTTCATTTTCAACCAAGGACTTTGTatttcggtttttttttttaacatgctTTTGGAGATCAATATATAAGCTTAAACCATCGTCTTGTAATATTCTCTAATGTTAAAAAATGTCGTTAACTTGTATTTTGGGTGTTTTATATGGTATTAGATTAGCTTGTTGCAATTGgattgttttactttttattgtttAGATGTCTAATGTTGTTGTTGGATTAGTACTTCCATTGGGTTGCTCTCTACTAAAAGACAGTCATTATCAGAGAAATGTCACTAGCTTCATGTGTTAATGGAGAACAATCCTTCCAAAATATCCTTTAAAAGTGGCAAAACACTTGGTCTCTCTGTTTGGATCTTTGAAGCAACAATAGGCAGGAAAGATTCTTTGTTCATCTTGTTCTTCCTGCTATCTAAATGGGGCCTCTGTAATCAGTGAATTGTCCATTTTTTTGCCATCTTGTTGAATCTGGTTACATCTAATATGGATGCAAGATTTACAGACTTGGAACCCAAACTGGTCTTCTAAACTAATATCTTCTACTGTTCAAAGAGTTTCTTCTCTTGTTACCAGCAAGTATCCTTAGTCCTAATCAAGAATTGTTCATGACTGCTGGAAAATATTCAGCTGCTTGCCTGAGAGAACAAgttcataatttatttgatcAACAATAAAACCTCAAAAAATCCTGTTGTATTCTCTTAGATATTTGCTAAATTTCTCCCAACCTTAACCCTGTAGTCATCATGTCTTTGTAAAAGGATTCAATTTAGACTCATACCATGTTTTAGAAGGCTATTGAGGCTAACGCTTGGAGGCTCATCTCAAGGCAAGGCTTTACAAATTAgccttgaggctatagcctcaatTAAAGGATTATTCAGGTTTACTCCTCACCCTGTCGAGGCTTATAGCTTTGATCCTATGACCTCAATGCTGTTGAGGCCTAAGCATAAAATATCTAAAGGATTTTCAGCCTTTGTAGgctttttgtatatattttataagagacTTAAGCCTCAATATTCAATGAGGTTTAATAGGTTGTATCATTTATGCTTTTGTGGACTTCTGATATAGATTTCATGAATTTTGTATTGGGTCCCTACTTTGGTTAAACCTTTTACAAACTAAGGGTTTACTTGACTTTCAATTAACTTTtcaaatggaaaggaaaaacagagattGAGAAGAATCAGAGAATTGTTGACTATCCTAGTGGTTGATCTCACATATAATCTAATTATGGATAGACAAAAAGGATGCTGCTACAATTGGTGGGTAAAGAAGAAGGATGGATGAATTTTAACACCAATGGGGAGGAGGATGATATAGCAATAGGAtatgttgaaaattatttggtaAAACCATGAGTGAAAGATAACTTTTATTAGAGAAAAAAGAACTAAATTAGAGCtattaacaatgaaaaataactaatttaatctttatgaagtttatgtcttttttattacttaatattattgtgactttgtgccttttttttttatgataattttttgttatttaggCTTACGGCTCACCTCATTTAGGTAAAAACCCCTCAAGCCTGCCTTTAACCTTTTAAACATTGGACTCATCATGGTTTGCTTCTTTGGAAAGAGTTATGTTTTACTGCTATTGCTTGTGATTTTGTTTAATGGGGAAGGCTCATGGAGTTTCAATACAAGTAATGTGAATACAATTCCTGTGCAGTGAAGATGTTTGCAAAAATAGGTGGATAGAAAATGTAGGCTatgtctcaattttttttatcaaacatagTACGTTTAATATAGCACAACATTCAGCAATTTCTCACTAGTAAAATTATCTTCGGCTGAGATGTGGGCGGGAGAGCAGGAGTCACGTCATGTTCTAAAAATTTGGTTATTTGATCTTCTCCTGCTATTTTGTGAAAATGAGTAAGACAATTGCCCAGATGAAGCCTTCAAAAGAACTTGATACATCTGGTTTCATTTCTTCAACAATCAAATCTATTGCTGGCATTGTTTGAAACAGAATGGCTTCCCTCCTTAccctttttttctctccttcccATGTCACTTCCAGTTTTACTGAAATGGAGCCTTATCAGATTGTGTAATATTAGTTGTCTAAGGCAAATATTATGGATTTAGACAATTAATTCAAAAACTAGGTTTACATGGATGGATCCAAAAAAACCTTTCATTCAACCGATTGATATATATGGGAAGCTTCTTTCCAAATTCATCGGTTTTGCAGAGCATTTTAAGGCACAAATTCTCCATTCTTCCCTTTCTCTACTTGGTTTGACTTGCTTTTGGTATTATAAGTATATAGTTTGTTTTGATATTATAATAATGCTGTgcctattaattttaataaataccACCAACCACATGGGCAATCTTCGAAGCTTGGAAGGGAGAAGACAATTGAAGTGCTGCAACACATGGCcctttgaaattaaatttaataagacttgaattaaatttaattaatattatataaattaaatttagaatgttttttcaaaatcaaaatataaaattattttaaaaacaactaatccaaataagtttttagttttttatttttaaagaaaatttattaaacaccaatatttttgtaaaatacttttaaaaattgtttttattctattagaaatcttcattttcccattttaaCTGTGTATAGATGTAAATTAGATTAGAAAATTATGTATAGTTGTAAATTAGACTAGGAAGAATAATCCCTGATTTATAGggattattagtttatttattttcttaacttCTTTATAAATCTAGGATATAAATTAGGATTGTAACAATTGATACCATAAGAATTTTTTAACACTTTCTCCtctatggtattagagccattTTGACATTCTTCATTAGCTTTCATGGATGATTTTTGTTCAAGTTTTCAAGCCTAATTCTTTCAGCCTTCATTGCTGtgtgctttatttattttatttttcatctttcattcatttttttagttcaatctTTGATTGCAATTTTTGGGATTTCATCATGTTTGACATATATGAGACTTTTGCCACACCCGTAGTTGTCTTTGGTGAAACTTTGCCTTATCAAACCATTGAAGAGTTACTTAATATCAATTCAACGTATCAGTTGAATGACTAAAACTATTTCCAATGATCTCAACTAATGTAAACTTTTTTGAAAGGGAAAGACAAACTAAGTCATCTAATTGACATAGGTTTGAGGCCTGAAGATCCAAGTTCAACCAATGGGATGAAGTGGATTCTGTGATCATGGAATTTTATGTTGCACAAAATTAATGACACTTGTATGTTCCTTACCATGGCTAAAGAGATTTGGGAGACAATAAGACAAACTTATTCTAAGGTATGTGGCATGGCTCGAATTTATGAAATCATTCAACCACTAAATAAGGAGAAAAATTAGTGATTAGATTTTATAATCTCATGAAAAAGTCTTTGGTAAGAAATAGATTATTACCAAagtatttaaaatgaaatagtgAAAACATTGCAATGCTAAGAGAGTTTGTTCAAAGGGAACAGATTTTTTAGTTTCTTACTAGCCTTAATATTGAATTTGATCAAGTTGAGTTAAGTCTTGGGAAAGGAAGATTTATCATCCATTATTTGAGTAGAAGAAAGATGACTAGGTATTATGATTAATTCTCAACTAGCTGAAACTTAAACCCCTTGTTACAACAAAACCAAGAGATAGCAATTTCAAACGATGGTAGATATGATTTTTCTATGACTAAGGACAATATTTGGTGCACATATTGTAAAAATCTACAATACACAAAAGAAACCATTGGAAACTTCATGGTAAACCATAGAGTATCAACAGTGCTAgtggttttaaataaatagggaCAATAGCTAAGCCAAGTGTATGTCGCTAATGACGAGAATTCTAGAGAGGAACAATCAAAGTACAGAAATATAGAACTTGGAGAATTGAAAAGctaaaatttttttaggttCATTAAAGAAGCCTATGGTGTTTGCTCTCTTGCACatttcactacaagaaaaaaagataaacaatgacgttttttaagtgtcaagaaagagaaaagatgaCGTTTCTCTAAAGTGTCATATTCCGGCCTGTCAGTGTATATATTAGCCAACAATGACGCTTTTAAAAAGCGTCATCtttgaataatattaataatgacACTCGTATGAGTGtcataattgaataatttttattgaaatatttttttacaaaattaccaATTTTGACAATTATAAGAACGTCATCTTTGAACACTtgctattaaaaataatatttatatcctcttattaaaataataaatttcctgtataattaaataaaaaacaattaaaaattataaactgaattcaaattttactaattaaaaTATCTTCAAATATGGATGTAAAATAACTTAGtttgaataattaatataacTAGTTTATATACAATAATTACATCCAAATTTATTAATCATATCAAAATGTTTCAACAACAATTTCTAAGTCCTTCAATAAAAGAACAAACATGAATGCAATGACGATTAAGATAAACCATAATCTACAAAAACCTAATTTAACCTCTTAATGAGTTAATTGATCGATGTAATCTTCATGGTTTTTGGCATCATGCCTTCATCAACATAATGATTTCTCTTCTTTCAACAAACTAGTTTCCTTTCCAACTTGTAACAAAGATAGGAAGGAtagaaaatttctaaattatacATGCAATGACTAATaagtataattgaaattataacttttttcatatgtttaagaaaaatataatagttaGAACCAATATCAAATGAAATGTGGAAAAAAATTGACTCACCTTGGCATTGAATTTTAGTTGAAAGCCAAGAACCCATTTTCAATAATGCAGTCAAGGGAAGAGCAACAATTGAACCTAAGGAATCAATGATGATACATGCATCAATATAGATCTCATTAACAATGAATCAAATAGCCTAAAATTGATAACCTAAGGAAATAGATAAAATGAATCATCCCATACTATCCAAGTCAACATACCTTTCAACCCGTTGCATACATTCAAATCAATAGATCGAAAGATctcaatgcatataccttagTATGGATTTTAAATCTTGCTGGAGGTTGCAAAGAAGGAAGGCTATTGGAGAGTCACTACTAGGCCAAATCAAGATAATTCACTATTGCTCAAAACATACAtgacaatgattttatttttacattaagcAATCGTGTTGACAACATTTTCCATCTAGCACTCCCAACCTAAACTTCATCCATCATCATTTCCAAGGTTTATTAGTACCCATGAGCAAgcaattgttttgattttatgtaTTACTAATTGATATTGTAAGTTTTTATTAGTATAGCAAGTAAACTTTTGCTTATTTACTTCTCCTTATACTAAACCATGGTAAAGGCATTGGATATGGTCCTCATTTACAAATATGGGGTGAAGAAGACATGCTCTATGAGGCACAAGTGTAAATGTTGTGAAGGGTTTGCCTCCTCTCCTATATTTGCATGTCCTCAAGCATCCACCATATTATACCACATCAAGGTATGATGGAATACCATCACCTCAATATTAAGGCAATGACacaatcataatttaatttttgttttcatatttctttttcacactacaaagaagaaaaactcCTTTTTCTTTAGaggaagaaaaagtaaaaaaatagtataataatattttgataatacatttttcagtttttaaaaaaataataattctagacttatcatttatataaaaaaaattatttaaatatttttacattttagaaaagaaaagaactaaaaaaaggaaaaacaaaatgaaacttctcactgtttttgtttttataatgaaaggaattttgtaagaaaataattatcacTTTTGCTATCAAATAGGATCAAAATAAtgctaaaatttttaaaatttgtgaatgATTAAAAGAATGTCAAAAATTTTTATACATAACTTAGCACTAattcttgttttttaaaaaaaaagggaaaaatgctCATACACCCCTTAAACTTTTAACTACCGGTCAAAAGACCCCCTTAACATTTTTATTGGCCAATTTACTCCTTAAATTATTCATAACTGCCAAATTAATACTTCAGTTAGTCACACGTTAAAACACTAACGGAATAAACACATGCCACTCACGTGGCTTTTAAATATAAACTGAAAAACACCCAAACATCCAAAACCCAACGGAAGAGAAGAGAACCAGTCCAGGTCcggcagagagagagagaaagagagagagagagactgcACGCCGTTCATAGCCACTGCCAAGCTTCTCTCCGCCGTCTCGCCGCCCTTGTCCCGACGGCTCCTTGGTGGTTCCGCCGCATTGTTCAATCTGggtatgtctttttttttttttcttcttaagtcttgctatttaaattttctaagaacttttatttttttttaaatctccaTATGCGAATTTTTATTGTAGAAATTCTTGTTTTGGTTTAATTTCTAGGTTGGGTCTCTATGAAATTCTTGGTTTTTTACTTTCTCCATGTGCCTTTCACCAACTATTGCATTTGAGTATGCCATAGAGCTGTTTGATTAAATGCCTGAGAGAGATATGACTACTGCTAAGGGGGTTTGGTTGCTTGGTTATCCAATTTTCCAAATATGCTGGCCTTCCAAGTTTCCCTTGCAACCCATTTGCAACAAAAACATATCAAACATGAATTATTATTTCTTCCCATTTGCacttcaattattatttcttaattttctccTTCTTCATGTAGAAATCAACCCTAAATATTTCCCTTATTTGTTTCAGCAAATCAGATAATGTAATTTACAAGCTCAAAGAGATGGGAAAGATTGGGGAGAAAGATATATTGCTGATCTGCGATTACTTTAGTAAGCTTGATCGCAACAACTTTGGGAAGATAACACTACCAGATCTTTAGGAACCTTGTGACTGCAAGAATTATGAAATCTGTTTCTATTCTTTAGATGGAAGAAATGTatagttacattttttttcttcttccattgataCTTGTAAAGGTTTCAAGTCATATAggagaaatgaaaaatagaagcCAATGGGATATGTCCCCCTTCTGTTATAGGTTCTCTTACAGCCATTAAATTGAGAGGTTGCTATGGAGGGTTTGAGTTGTGTGATGTAGATTTGACACTGTAATAATTCAAGTAGTCAACAAGGAAAGTAAACAATCTTGGGATGATCTTActtcttctctttattttgaTTCAAGTTGTATGAGTGATTTGGTTGATGCATACTTCTTCTCTTTATGCAATAACCACCAAAAATGAATGTGTCCCAATCTGCCATGAATTGAACTTTATGCAATAACtctaagaaaataaatcaataattacACTTTTCCAGcaatattgaaaaacaaaagtataCTAGCTCCATCAGTATTCTTAAAAGGATCTCAATATGCCATGAATTGAAATATCAAATAAGTGTTCACAAATGGTATATTGTTTGCCAAAAAAATAACACTCAATGAATCAATAATTACACTTTCCAAGcaatattgaaaaacaaaagtataCTGGCTCCATCAATATTTTTAGAAGGCTGTGTATCACTAAACAAattattgaactaaaaaattatttatcttcttGCTGCCACTAAACCTTAGCCTTTCCCTTATCCTTCTTACTTCCACTAGTGTTGTCCTTTGTACGACTTTGACTTGACTGTTGAGTACCTATATTTGATTGCTGAGTACCctataaaaagccaaaaaagttgaaaaagtttAACAAAGTAGTACTTGAAATTTGGATGAAAAGTTCAACAAAGTAGTACTTGAAATTTACCAATAATTTTTTACTCCCTTTAGCTCCAGATGTAGATGATTATTCTAATtgccctttctttttctttttataagccTTCTTGTTGGGGTTATCAGGAGCTTTACAAGTTCTTTGATTATGGCCCCACTGGAAACAATTCCCACATTTCATGGCAGTTCCTTTCTTGCTCACCCTAAATGCATTAATAGGTTCTCCTGCCTCCCTCTTTCTTACCTTCTTATGCTTGCCTACTTTCTTTGTAAATTTTGGGGGCTTGATTAGGTCATAGGGTGTTTTTGGCCATTGTTCATGGCTTGGAAGTGGGCTTATCATCCATTGGTAACAACTTAGGAATGTCTCCTTAGTGTAAGCAATGTCTACATAAGTCTCAAGTTGCTCTCCATGCTCAATTATTGCAGCAGCAGCATGAAAACATAGGATTCCACTCAATCCCCATCTCCCACAACCACAAGTCCTCTCATTCAAGTCCACCACATATCTTCCACCATAAATATACTCCACCTCATATTTGGACTCTCCATTCCAACGAGAAATGCAATGTCCAACCTCGCTTTTTATCCTCTCAAGCTTCTTATAGATTCTTGGACAAACCCTCCATTCATACCTTCTCATATGATCTCTTTTGGTTTGCAACCTTTGCATCAACATCACTCTTATGATCTCCATCATTGTCAACACTGGTTTATCCCTAGCCTCCAAAATCCAAGCATTGAAAGACTCTGCTATATTGTTTACTAGATTGTCACTCTTGCTTCTTGGATTAAAAGCATGTCTGCTCCATGTTCTCACATCTAACTTCACAAGCCACTCATATGCCTTCACATCTAGCTTCTTCAACTCATCCATGTGGAAGTCAAAAGAATTCTTTGTTGTTGCCCTAGCAGCACTCCACATTGCATCTTTGAGTACCTTCCCAGGAAAATCCTTCTTGAAATTTGCATGTAAATGCCTAACACAAAATCTGTGCTCTGCATTAGGCATCAAATCtttaaaggtctctactaatccCTGCCATAAAAAATACGCAAATATACATTAGTTATTCATATTCAGGTTATAGatcatgatatttttaaaaaataaataaataattcacaTGCACATTAATTGTTTCTTGCCTTCTGTCGGTCTGAGATAAAGACCCATCCATTCTCATCCACATGTCCAATGTCATCCAACAAGCATTGTAGAAACCAGGTCCAAGAGCTTTTATTCTCAATTTCAACGATAGCAAAAGCGATTGGGAAGATATTATCATTCCCATCCTTTCCAACAGCAACCAACAACTGTCCACCTGTTGTCCCCTTCAAATGACAACCATCTATCCCAATAAGTGGCCTACAACCTGCTAAAAATCCCCTTTTGCAAGCATCAAGACAAATATACATTCTCTCAAACACATCATTCGTAGTTTGTATCTTCACTGTGCTACCCACATTCCACTTCCTAATAGCAGTTGCATAGTCCCAAAGTCTCTCATACTGCTTCTCCTCAACACCATGTATCATCTTGAATGCCATTCTCTTAGCCTTATAACATTGGTCCAAAGTCACATCAACTTCATGGTCCCTAAACACTGCACCTTTCAATGCATTTGCTGTCCAAGTATGATCATCTCTAAAGAATGGCAAATATTTATTGGCTAGCCACCTTGAAGAAATCTTACTATTCTTATGATCCTTGCCACACGTATGAATGCTTTTAAAACTTTTGATTTGAAAGGCATCTCCCATTTGTGTTTGGGATGCATGTATCTTCcaaccacatttttttttacatacaGCTGTCACTCTCCACTTATCATTGTGCTTATACtcaaaatcatgtttttttttaatacaccACTCCTTTAGTGCCTCCTTGAAGATGACATGTGATGCAAATTTTTGATCCTTCACTAACTGTACATTCTCCATGCCAATGCGCTGGTTAAACTCAAGGAACCTAGGCCTTGAATTCCCTTCATCATCAGATGACCCTTCTGCATTCCTTAACTCATCACTATCCCCATGATCTGAATCTCCTTCACCATTCCAAACTCCCTCAAGCTGCTTGCCTCCAATTGCTCTATTGATTCCATCATCCTCCATACCAAAATCTTCAATTATATCATCATCAGATTCAGAAAAATCACTCAAATTGTAATCTTCGTCATCCTTGTCATCCTCCACATCAATTGGAACATTAACAATTTCAGATTGGCCATCAGCCTCAATAAAATCATATTGGGATTGAGGGGCTTGTACATTTGGCATAGAAGGTGAATTTCCAGGGAGTGATAGTGGACTTTCATCCATGGCTACAATACAAAATTAACAAGAACATTAATAGAAGAGCtggagaaaaaataattaaaaaaaaaaaaaacaatatagagaatagtgagaaaaaaaatataacaatttgcTCATGCACATGTGCATGATTGCTGCTAGTTCAATTcacataattcaaaatattacaaCATGCTAGCTTAGTCAGTAGACCATATGGCTGGAATCATTACACCGAGACTCAGTATCTTTAACACTAACCAAAAGCCATATCTTTAACAGTAAACTATATATTACATATTAATATTACTTAGCTGCACCCAGCATctttaggggaaaaaaaaaaaaaatgcacctAGCAACAgtagaaaaatgtaaaaattaataatattcttttaaatgGATCCATATTCCAAAGTATTTAGAAACCTTAAATCAGTTGAGTTACAAAGACATTCGGTGATCAAATTCCCTCTATCCCAACTAAtgaattatcataaaaaataaacttatttggATCAAACTAGGTAAAATCTTTAGTGACTTAATGCAAATTTTGAAACTATGTTTATGATTTTTCAGTATCAACTGCTTCGTCATTGCAAATGTTGCATAAGATGGCTGTTAAGACATTAAGACCGTAAGGCTTACTTACAAAGTGACCTTGCCTGAACATATGGAAAAACTACATTATCTtctcataataaaaaaagaaaagtgctACACTAATTCTATAGTGTAATTAGACATGGCAAGTTTGGACCAAACTGGAACACACTAAAAATACCAAGGGATTCATAAACAGGATTTTGGATGTTCATGATCAATCCTTATGTAGCTCTGCATTATTTCTTGGATGGATACAAGGCATATTTGCAAGTgacaaaattaatgaaatttctCTAATTGAAGATTTAGTTATTGGCTTCTGGATCATTACAGAACCAAttattgtgtttgatatttttttgtagcAAATGGGTTGCAAGGGAAACTTGGAAGGCCAGCATATTTGGAAAATTGGATAACTAAGCAACCAAACCCCCTTAGCAGTAGCCATATCTCTCTCAGGCATTTAATCAAACAGCTCTATGGCATCCTCAAATGCAACATTTGGTGAAAGGCACATGGAGAAAGTAAAAAACCAAGAATTTC includes the following:
- the LOC104879996 gene encoding uncharacterized protein LOC104879996; its protein translation is MDESPLSLPGNSPSMPNVQAPQSQYDFIEADGQSEIVNVPIDVEDDKDDEDYNLSDFSESDDDIIEDFGMEDDGINRAIGGKQLEGVWNGEGDSDHGDSDELRNAEGSSDDEGNSRPRFLEFNQRIGMENVQLVKDQKFASHVIFKEALKEWSNALKGAVFRDHEVDVTLDQCYKAKRMAFKMIHGVEEKQYERLWDYATAIRKWNVGSTVKIQTTNDVFERMYICLDACKRGFLAGCRPLIGIDGCHLKGTTGGQLLVAVGKDGNDNIFPIAFAIVEIENKSSWTWFLQCLLDDIGHVDENGWVFISDRQKGLVETFKDLMPNAEHRFCVRHLHANFKKDFPGKVLKDAMWSAARATTKNSFDFHMDELKKLDVKAYEWLVKLDVRTWSRHAFNPRSKSDNLVNNIAESFNAWILEARDKPVLTMMEIIRVMLMQRLQTKRDHMRRYEWRVCPRIYKKLERIKSEVGHCISRWNGESKYEVEYIYGGRYVVDLNERTCGCGRWGLSGILCFHAAAAIIEHGEQLETYVDIAYTKETFLSCYQWMISPLPSHEQWPKTPYDLIKPPKFTKKVGKHKKVRKREAGEPINAFRVSKKGTAMKCGNCFQWGHNQRTCKAPDNPNKKAYKKKKKGQLE